DNA sequence from the Hydrogenobacter sp. genome:
CTTTACCTGAATGGTGTACAGCGAATAGATGTTTTTTGTGCCAGGGGATATGTCAAGGTTATGGCTTTCTATACGATCCATTGTATGCAGAAGTCTTAAGAGTTGAGTGCCTTTGTAAAAAAATTCATACAGTCTCTCACCTTTTGAAGAGAACACATCAAGCAGCGCGCTGAGTTTCTTGTTGGCTATTTCTTTTTTAACTATGCTGAGTTCTTCACCGCTCATGAAGGTGTCCTCTCTTTCCTTTTTAAGCGTATCCATAGAGCATAGAAGTAATGGTAACTCAGGTTCAGTTGCGTAAACCGCTATATAGGCATCTTCCTTCTCAATGTTGATCCGCTGATTTTTACCTGTGGTGTAAAGGTTGTCTTTATATAAGCATACGGGAAGACCTTTTTGAAACATAAGCATAAGTATAAACCCGCCTTTATTACACACCACGAGATAACCGTCCAGATGCGATCTTTTTATCTGTTCCATGAGTTTATTTTTATCAATGTGTGAAAATTTTACACAGGTAAGAAATTCGTAACCGTAAGATGCAAAGTTATATGGATCCGGTGGTGTCTTAATGTGATGCTTAAAGATGAGTAGATTGACGAGTGGTACTTCATAAAAAGATACCTTCCCGGGTTCATTTTTGGCTCTATATGTTCCCATGTCTATCTCCCTTCTCGCCCCATCCCTGCTTATACTCACTCCCCAAAGAAATTCACCATCCGCAAAAAGTAGGTAATCGTCTGAGTTCCAGTAAGATATCTGAAAGTATCCAGAAATTTTCTTTTCTACAACTTCCCCAAAAAGCTTTTCCAGATTTATGGTTTCTAAGCTTAAGTCTTTATAGAGAGCTACTCTTTGCATGTTTGGTAACCAGTATGTTTTTTAACACCTTCACGAAAGTTTCCAGCACACCTTTTCCTTCTGTAGCTACTGCCTCCACGAAATCGGTTCCCCAAGGGTTAAACATCATCTGCATATCTTCAATGTCCATAGCATCGGGTAGATCCCTTTTGTTGTATTGAACTACGACAGGAAATTTCAGTAAATCCCTTCCCTGCTCTTTCAAAACTGCAGCAGTTTCCCTCATCACCAAAAAGTTAACTTGTTTCCTCTCCTGACTGCTGTCAACAACAAAGACAAGTCCGTCAACTCCGTTCATGACAACTTTCCTAAGAGGATGGAGTCTAAACTGACCGGGTGTTGTCAGGATCTTCACGTCCAGATCTATGCCCTCCACGTTAATGTTGCTTACGAACATTTCCACAAAAAGTGTTCTCTTTTCGTCGGTTTCCATACTCACAAACTCTCCTTTGGCTATACCCTTTTCCCTGAGTATCTCGTAAAGTTTCCGCACATTTGTACTCTTACCTGCTAAGCTTGATCCAAAGTAGACGACTTTTAACTTCATGCTACAGACCTATTATCTTACCGAGTTTCTCCTCAAGAGTTTTTACATCAACTTTTACAGTCTTAACAGGTATGAGCTTCAGGTTATTGAAGATTTCTTCAAGCTCTTGAGATGTAGCCTTTAAAAAGAGCCTCACACTCCCCAAAGCGACAGCTTTGCTTACCATGATACCTATCAGGAATCTCGGTTTTATCAACTTTATTACCACATCCACA
Encoded proteins:
- a CDS encoding ADP-ribosylation factor-like protein gives rise to the protein MKLKVVYFGSSLAGKSTNVRKLYEILREKGIAKGEFVSMETDEKRTLFVEMFVSNINVEGIDLDVKILTTPGQFRLHPLRKVVMNGVDGLVFVVDSSQERKQVNFLVMRETAAVLKEQGRDLLKFPVVVQYNKRDLPDAMDIEDMQMMFNPWGTDFVEAVATEGKGVLETFVKVLKNILVTKHAKSSSL